One region of Desulfovibrio sp. JC022 genomic DNA includes:
- a CDS encoding LeuA family protein, with product MLIDTTLREGAQLFGAYFNLETRKRIVSSLIDMGVDEIELGWVGQDDLTVFAAHARTLGGDTELSVWSPCREKAIETAAELGLPRINIGVPVSDLHIEKRLDSDRQDILRKLAAAVRRAKECGFEYISVGLEDISRADGDFALSMALHAEVCGASRVRLADSLGQLTPLSMEKLVKEFRAKLNIDIAVHCHDDFGMATANSFTALEAGADYADCSVIGIGERSGIAVTEELVARLALREGNTRYSTAVLKEACMLVGAAAKVAIPRTKAVVGTDIFACESGLHTHALSKSPELFEPYDPDSVGTARKMAVGGKSGRAAVRNALDEYGIDCGTDSLSTLTEAVRQLSLRLERPLTRSEFIKLNDEEVYT from the coding sequence TGAGATAGAGCTGGGCTGGGTCGGCCAAGATGATCTTACGGTCTTTGCTGCCCATGCCCGCACTCTCGGCGGAGATACGGAATTAAGTGTCTGGTCTCCCTGCCGGGAGAAGGCTATTGAAACAGCGGCGGAGCTGGGGCTGCCCCGCATTAATATCGGGGTTCCGGTTTCGGACCTGCACATTGAGAAACGTTTAGACTCGGACCGTCAGGATATTTTGCGTAAGCTGGCTGCGGCAGTGCGCAGGGCTAAAGAATGCGGTTTTGAATACATTTCCGTGGGCCTTGAGGATATCTCCCGTGCTGATGGAGATTTCGCCCTTTCCATGGCCCTGCATGCCGAGGTCTGCGGGGCTTCGAGGGTCCGCCTTGCGGATTCACTGGGGCAACTGACTCCCCTTTCCATGGAAAAACTGGTCAAGGAATTCAGAGCGAAGCTGAATATTGATATTGCCGTGCACTGCCACGATGATTTCGGCATGGCTACGGCCAATTCATTCACCGCCCTTGAGGCGGGGGCCGATTACGCGGACTGTTCGGTCATCGGCATCGGCGAGCGTTCCGGCATTGCCGTCACCGAGGAACTGGTGGCCCGTTTGGCTCTGCGTGAGGGTAACACCCGCTACTCCACCGCAGTGCTTAAGGAAGCCTGCATGCTGGTGGGCGCGGCAGCCAAGGTTGCCATCCCGCGCACCAAGGCTGTAGTCGGCACCGATATTTTTGCCTGCGAATCAGGGCTGCACACCCATGCCCTGAGCAAATCCCCGGAACTGTTCGAGCCTTACGATCCAGATTCAGTGGGTACGGCCCGTAAAATGGCCGTGGGCGGCAAGAGCGGGCGGGCAGCGGTGCGCAATGCCCTTGATGAATACGGTATTGATTGCGGCACGGACTCCCTTTCCACGCTTACCGAGGCCGTGCGCCAGCTTTCCCTGCGCCTTGAACGGCCTCTGACCCGCAGTGAATTTATCAAGCTAAATGACGAGGAGGTCTACACATGA